In Candidatus Krumholzibacteriia bacterium, the genomic window GCTTCGCCACGCGGCCGCTCGAGGCGGCGGAGGTCCTGGAAATGGAGCCGGCTCTGAGCCCGCGCATCGTGGGCGGCGTGCTGGTGCCGCAGGATTTCCACGTCGACCAGCGCCGGCTGCTGCTGGCTCTCCGGCTCGCCGTGGAGGCGGAGCGAGGCATCGTGATCCGCGATGCAAGGGTGGAGCGCGTCACGGCGGCGGGAGAGGTCGAGGGGAAGCGCGGGCCCGAAGGGGTGAGCTTCGCGCTCACCGCCGCTCACGTCGTCGTTGCTGGCGGCAGCTGGACGAACGTCGAGCTTCAGTCTCCTTGCGCGAACCTGCCGGTTCGGCCCGTGAAGGGACAGGTGGTGCGGTTGCATGCACCGGGTCTCTTGCAGCGAGTCATTCGCATCCCCGAAGTCTATTTGGTGCCGCACTGGGGCGGGGACCTCGTGGTGGGCGCCACGGTGGAAGAACAGGGCTTCGACGCGAGCCCCACCGCGGGAGGGGTGTTCGACCTGTTGCGGCATGCCTGGCGCACCATCCCTGGAATCTACGATGCACCCCTCAAGGAGATCAGCGTCGGCTTCAGGCCGTGCACGCGGGATCACCGGCCCCTCATCGGACGCGTCGAGGGGCGTGTCTTCGTTGCCACCGGGCACTACCGGAACGGTGTGCTGCAGGCCCCGGGAACAGCGCGACTTCTCGCCGCGCTCCTCTGCGGCGAGCCGGCGCCGCCGCTCTTGCAATATTTCGATCCGGAACGAATCAGCGGGCCCGAAGATGCGAGCCAGCTCGTGTCGCGCCGGCGCTGAGGGAGACAGCATGGGAACGCAGGCGAGCGTGCGGGTGAACGGTGAGCCGCGAAACGTCGAAGCGGGAACGAAGTTGGCCATGCTCATCCCACGGGCAGCCGGAGCGGCCCATGAAGGAATCGCCGTGGCAGTGAACGGCGCCGTGGTGCCACGGGCGCAATGGCAGGAAAGAGAGGTTGGCGATGGCGACGACATCGAGATCGTCCGGGCCGTCCAAGGGGGCTGAGAAGGGGCCGGGACTGAAGGCTCAGACCGACGAGGGCTGGAAGCTGGGTTCCCTTCAACTCACCGGCCGTCTCATCCTGGGGACCGCGCGCTACCCGAGCACGCAGACGCTGCTCGACGCACTCGCCGCCGCCGGCGCGGAGCTCGCCACCGTAGGCATCCGCCGTGTGAGCCCCAGCGCCGGGGGAGAGGAGAATCTCTACCGCTTGTTGCGCCAGTACGGGTATCGGGTCTTACCGAACACGGCGGGGTGCTTCACCGCGCGGGACGCAGTGCTTACCGCCGAGCTGGCGCGAGAAGCTTTGGACACGTCGCTCCTCAAGCTCGAGGTCATCGGCGACGAGGACACCTTGCTTCCCGATGTGGCTGGCCTGCTGGAAGCGGCGCGCGAGCTCGTCCGCCTCGGCTTCCAAGTTCTGCCCTACACGAACGACGATCCGATCACGGCGAAGAAGCTGGAGGATTTGGGGTGCCTCGCGGTCATGCCGCTCGGTGCGCCCATCGGCTCGGGTCTCGGCATCCGCAACCCGCACAACATCGAGCTCATCGTCGAGCGGGCCCGGGTGCCAGTGATCGTCGATGCCGGCGTCGGCACGGCGTCCGACGTGGCGGTGGCCTTCGAGCTCGGTTGCGACGCCGTCCTCCTCAATACCGCGGTGGCCCGCGCCCGCGACCCGGTGACCATGGCGGCGGCGATGCACGCCGCGGCCCGCGCCGGCTGGCTGGCGCGCCGCGCCGGGCGCATTCCGCGCCTCTTCCGCGCCCAGGCCTCGACGGCCCTCGAAGGGCGGATCGGCGGCCACAAGGGCCCGCCGCCGTCGTGAGCGACCCCGGCGAGAGCGACGGAGCGAACACAGCTCGGCCAGAGCCGGGTCGCATCCCACATCTTTATCTCGTTGCTGCCCGTGAGTTGTTCGCCACCGACGAGCTTTGGCTCGAATCTCTAGAGCGAGTTGCCGAAGCGCTATCGCGGCTTGCATTGGACCGCGACACGGCGCGGATTCCGGGGGCCGCGCTCGAGGTGGCGCTGCAAGTGCGGATCGAGACGGAACTCGGAGCGCTGCACCTCGCGGCGCAGGCGCTCGAGCGCGTACACCAAGCGGCACCGGCGGTGCGCCTCTTCCTCAACGCCGCGGCCGATGCGGCCAGCCTCGGGTACGACGGCGTGCACTGGCCGGAACGGCGCATTCCTGACCGCCCGGGAGCCCTGCCGTTGCCCGCCGCCGCCTCGGTGCACTCCGAGGCAGCGCTTCACCGCGCCGAGAATGCCGGCGCCAGCTTCGTCCTCTACGGACCGGTGTGGTCGCCGGGATGGAAGAAGCTCGCGGGGCGCGGGATCGATTCTCTCGGGGCCTTGGCAGCGCGCGCCATGGTTCCAGTGCTCGCCATCGGCGGCATCACGCCGGAGCGCGTGCCCGCGTGCCTGGGGGCGGGAGCCGCCGGTGTCGCGGTGGCGAGCGGCGTTTTTCGGGCGGCGGACTCAAGGGCGGCCCTCGCTGCCTATGCCGCCGTGCTCCGCGCCGCGAGCACGGCCTGAGCTGCTGAGGCCGCTCGTGATCAGCCTGGCTCGTAGGCTACGTAGTCGGGATACCACATCGCTGCGGATACCAAAGGCTCGACTTCAGGATCCTCGATGCGCCGGCCCAGGCCGAGAGAGCGCGCCTACGATCGCCAGCGCCTAACGTTCCACGGTCTTCGGCGCCCGCCAGGAGCGCTGCAACAGGCTCGCGGGTGGGAGGTCGGCGGCGATCCAGATCTGCAGCTCGCCGGAGCGCGTCGAGGCGAAAGCCAGGCGCTTGCCATCCGGCGACCAGCAGGGGTCGATGTCGTCGCCAGGGGCATCGGTGAGTTGCACCGGCTCGCCACCTGAAGCCGGCACCAGCCAGACATCGCGGTTCCCGCCTCGATCGGAGACGAAAGCGATCGTGCTGCCGTCGGGTGACCAGGCCGGGGAGGCGTCGTCGTGGGCATCGCGCGTCACCGCGCGCCAAGTGCCACCGCCGAGCGGCACGATCCAGAGGTCGCGGCCGCGTTCGCCCCACACCGCGCAGGCGATGCGCTTGCCGTCGGGCGACCAGGCAGGGTCGACCATGGGGCCCTTCGGTGGGCTGAGCAACTGCGACTCGCCTCCGATGGGCGGCAGGAGCCAGATCACCCGACCCTCGCCCCCATCCTTCTCGAAGGCGATCCAGGCGCCGTCGAGCGACCAGGCGGGATGGGCCTCCGGGACCGGACCGGGCACGAGGAGGGTGGGGCTTCCGGCGTCACCGGTGGTGAGCATGACCCCGGTAGGAGCGGTGAAGACGATGCGTTTGCCGTCGGGGGACCAGCTCGCGTGAGTATTGGCCGCCGGGTTGTCCCCCGTCTCCTGTCGGGGATAGCGCGAGCGCTTGCCGTTCTCGACCTCGACGACCTCGATCCACGAGGTGAAAGCGTTCGCCCCCGTCCATGTGGCATGGGTGTAAACGATGCGCTTGCCGTCCGGCGACCAGGACGGTTCGCTGTTCCAGCTCTTCTCCCCCTTCGCAGGCGAGGTGAGTTGGGTGACGGTGGCGCCTGCGAGTGGGGAGGGCACGATGACGGCACAAGCAGCCAGGAGGCCCAGCACGCCAAGGTGTGGTGCCGCGGCCCACGCGAGTGGTGCCGTCGCCCAGGCGATCGAGGTGGCAGCGGGTCTGTGCTTTCGTGGCCGCATGATGCGGCCTCAGTATACCGCGCTACGGCTGTGATGGAGGCATGGTGCCGATGGCGCGTGGGCTCTTCCCCGCGGCGCGCAAGTGGGCGATCTCGGCGGCGGACAGCCGGCAAGTGTCTCGCAG contains:
- the thiS gene encoding sulfur carrier protein ThiS, with translation MGTQASVRVNGEPRNVEAGTKLAMLIPRAAGAAHEGIAVAVNGAVVPRAQWQEREVGDGDDIEIVRAVQGG
- the thiO gene encoding glycine oxidase ThiO, with the translated sequence MKERDLTSDHIEPSASSMNVAIPARVDVAIVGGGIIGLAVAEELCTRGRSVVVLDDGARAGISTLAAAGMLAPAAEADVELPGLAEFRNFSHSLYPEFVSRVERRSGMECGFRQEGTLLVALDRDHVAEVERLRGIMSSQGFATRPLEAAEVLEMEPALSPRIVGGVLVPQDFHVDQRRLLLALRLAVEAERGIVIRDARVERVTAAGEVEGKRGPEGVSFALTAAHVVVAGGSWTNVELQSPCANLPVRPVKGQVVRLHAPGLLQRVIRIPEVYLVPHWGGDLVVGATVEEQGFDASPTAGGVFDLLRHAWRTIPGIYDAPLKEISVGFRPCTRDHRPLIGRVEGRVFVATGHYRNGVLQAPGTARLLAALLCGEPAPPLLQYFDPERISGPEDASQLVSRRR
- a CDS encoding thiazole synthase gives rise to the protein MATTSRSSGPSKGAEKGPGLKAQTDEGWKLGSLQLTGRLILGTARYPSTQTLLDALAAAGAELATVGIRRVSPSAGGEENLYRLLRQYGYRVLPNTAGCFTARDAVLTAELAREALDTSLLKLEVIGDEDTLLPDVAGLLEAARELVRLGFQVLPYTNDDPITAKKLEDLGCLAVMPLGAPIGSGLGIRNPHNIELIVERARVPVIVDAGVGTASDVAVAFELGCDAVLLNTAVARARDPVTMAAAMHAAARAGWLARRAGRIPRLFRAQASTALEGRIGGHKGPPPS
- a CDS encoding thiamine phosphate synthase, coding for MDRDTARIPGAALEVALQVRIETELGALHLAAQALERVHQAAPAVRLFLNAAADAASLGYDGVHWPERRIPDRPGALPLPAAASVHSEAALHRAENAGASFVLYGPVWSPGWKKLAGRGIDSLGALAARAMVPVLAIGGITPERVPACLGAGAAGVAVASGVFRAADSRAALAAYAAVLRAASTA